DNA from Algisphaera agarilytica:
AGGAGCGTCCGAAATTGCGCACCCGATCCACTGCTTGAAGGAAAATCCAACTTAAACAGCTTCTCCGGCATGGCAGCTTCGCAAGGAAATTAAATGTGGATGGCCCGACCCGCGACACCGAGGGCGGCTTCTTTGACCGCTTCGTTTAGCGTCGGGTGGGCGTGACATGCTCTTGCGATGTCTTCGCTGCTCGCGCCGAAGGCCATGGCGGTGGCGCATTCGGCGATGAGGTCACCGGCCGATTGGCCGAGGATGTGGACGCCCAGGACGCGGTCGGTTTCCTTGTCGGCGAGGACCTTGACGAAGCCATTGACCTCTTCGATCGCGCGGGCCCGGCCGTTGGCCATGAAGGGGAACTTGCCCTTGTTGTAGGCGATGCCCTCGGCCTTAAGTTCTTCTTCGCTCTTGCCGACGCTGGCGATCTCGGGGTGGGTGTAGACCACGCCGGGGACGGTGTTGTAGTCGATGTGGCCGTGGCCGGTGGCGATGATCTCGACACAGGCGACGCCTTCTTCCTCGGCCTTGTGCGCGAGCATCGGGCCGGGCACGACATCGCCCACGGCATACACGCCGGGCACGCTGGTCTTGAAGGTGCCGGGCTCGATCTCGATCTGGCCGCGGGCGTTGGGCGTGATGCCGATGTTTTCCAGGCCCAGGCCTTCGGTGTTGGGCTTGCGACCCACGGCCACGAGCACGCGGTCGGCCTCGACCGGGTCGGCCCCGTCGCGCTCGATGACCACGCCCTTCTTGGTGGTCTTCACGCCGGTGACTTTGCTGCCCAGCTCAAACTTGAGGCCCTGTTTCTTGAAGATCTTCAGGGCTTCCTTGGCGAGCTCGTCGTCCATGCCGGGGAAGATGCGGTCGAGGTATTCGAGGACGACGACTTCGCTGCCCAGGCGGCGCCAGACGCTGCCGAGCTCGAGGCCGATGACACCCGCGCCGATGACCACGAGCTTCTTGGGCACCTTTTGGTAATCGATCGCATCGGTCGAGGTGTCGACGAGGTCTTGCGACAGGTCGATGCCCGGGAGCGAGGCGGGAACCGAACCCGTGGCGATGAGCACGTGCTCGGCGGTGATCGTGTCGTCGCCGACGGTCACGGTTTTGTCGGCGTTGAAGGACGCGCTGCCGTGGTAGGCTTTGACCTTGTTTTTCTTGAACAGGGCGCTGATCCCGCCGGTGAGGGCTTTGACGACGCCGTCTTTGCGTTCGAGCATTTTTTCGAGGTCGAGTTTGACCGAGCCGACCTCGATGCCGTGGTCGGCGAAGTGGTGCATGGCGTCTTCGTACTTCTCGGAGGACTCGAGCAGCGCCTTGGACGGGATGCACCCAACACGGAGGCAGGTCCCGCCCATCGCGGCCTTGCCCGCCACCTGGCCCTTGTCGACGCAGGCGACGTCGAGCCCGAGTTGAGCGGCACGGATCGCGGCGACGTAGCCCGCGGGCCCGGCACCGATGACAAGAAGATCGTGGGTATGTTCAGCCATGCCCGGAGTATATCCCCGGGCCCGTCGGGGTGGGCCCGTCAACGGGATGAAGTTATTTATCGGCCGCGGGAAGATTTCGCCTCCGCCGGGGGTTGTGTCTCCATCACCCCGATTCATGCAGGGACCGTCGCTCAGCCGGGCGGCGCGCCCCTTTCTTGTTGCGGTCTGTCCCCTTGGTCATTTTCGAAAGCGAACTCAGATGAGCCGATTGCTTGTGTTGTGCGGTTTGGGTGTGGCGGTGGTTGCGTTGGTGGTGTCGAGCAACCGGGCCCGAGCGGGCGGGGAAGCCACGGGGGCCGGTGTCGTCAATCCCATCGAGATCGGCACCGTGGCGTGGGGTCGAGACTTCGACGAAGCCTTGAAGCAGAGCGGCGAGACCGGAAAGCCCGTCCTCGTGCTGTTTCAGGAAGTGCCCGGCTGCCAGGGCTGTCAGGACTTCGGCAAGACGGTGCTGACCCAGCCGTTGCTGGTCGAGGCCATCGAAGACGAGTTCGTCCCCGTAGTGGTCTATAACAACCAAGGCGGGCAGGACCGCGAGATCCTGGAGCGCTATCAGGAACCGGCGTGGAACTACCAGGTGATCCGCTACCTCGACGCCCAGGGCAAAGACATCATCCCGCGTGAAGACCGCATCTGGACCGTGGGCGGCACAGCCGAGCGGATGATCGAGGCGTTGACCGCCGCCGAGCGTCCGGTGCCGAAATACCTCCAGGCCGTGGCCGCCGAGGGTCAGAGCCACCAGCACGCCGACAGCGCGTTTGCGATGTTCTGCTACTGGACCGGCGAGACAGAAATCGGCAAGCTCGACGGCGTGGTCGCCACCGAGGCCGGCTGGCTCGACGGCCACGAGGTCACCCGTGTGAAGTACGACCCCGACCAGATCAGCCTGCTCGCCTTGTCCGAGTACGCCCGAGACGCACGTTTCCACGCGACCAAAGTCTACGCTCCGGACGGCGAGGCCAATACGCTCGAGGGCTTCCGCACCGGCCAACTCGACCACACCTACCGCAAGGCCCGTGCATCCGACCAAAACAAACAGATGACCGGCTTCAAAACCATCATGGGCCTACCGAACCTGAACGAGATGCAAAAGACCAAGCTCAACGCGTTCATCCGCAGCTAGCCCGAGAAGGCGCTAGCGTGGTTGAGCCCGCGGCAACTACAGGCTCTAGCACCTCAAGTCGATTCCAGCCAATGATGAATCCTTAGAGCCAAAAAGTGATGAGATGGAATTAGCAATAGATCGGATCGATCACACTAGCTTTGGCGTTTGGCAATTGTCTCGCGCTAATTGATCAACCCTAGCAATTTGAGCCGACATTAATTGCTTGCGCTGCGTATGTTGCCCCGAAGTGATCAAACTTGGCATCCCAAACTCTACCTTTGGGGTGGCACAAGATAAGCTAATGCCATGAAAGCATTAGCTCTCCTCATTTCATTCATGGTTTGTGTCTCGGCACACGCCGCCGAATCACGTGTCTTTAATTGGAGCCACCCCGACTACGGCATCGAGCTGACCCTGGAGGGCCCTTACCTCATTGTCCTCGACAACGTTGTGACCGAATCAGATATGGGCGGCTTGATGTTCGTGCGGGAAACCAAGGACAAAAGCGGAACAGCCCAATTCACCCGCATCGACGAGAACACCACGCCTCACCATGAGTTTGGCATCGAAGACTTCCCGCTATTTGAAACCCTGCCCGAAGCTAAAATTTTTCAAACCGAAGCGATCAAGGTCGGCGATACTCCAGCGACATTGCATCACTTTTCGTACCGAGAAAACGACCGCCATCAATCTCCGGGCACAGGCTACATGCTTGTCAGCGACCTCAATGGTTTCCAATACATCGTCATTGCCATGAAACTTGGCGTGGGCGATGCCACCCGGGACGCCGAATTCGAGGCGATGCTGAAAACCCTGCGGATTTTTCCCGTCGAGGACGAGTCCAAAGCTGAGGACTAAGCGCTCGGATCAAACCTCCATCAACATCCGCGCGGGGTCTTCGATGGTTTCTTTGATGCGTTTGAGGCAGGTCACGGCTTCGCGGCCGTCGACGATGCGGTGGTCGTAGGTGAGGGCGATGTACATCATCGGGCGGACTTCGACGCGCTCTTTCGGCGTGCCGGGGTCGACGGCGATGGGGCGGCGGACGATGCCGTGCATGCCCAGGACGCCGGACTGGGGCGGGTTGACGATGGGGGTGGACAGGAGGCTGCCGTAGATGCCGCCGTTGGTGATGGTGAAGGTGCCGCCGGTGAGGTCGCTGATGGCGAGCTTGTTGGCCTTGGCTTTCACGGCGTAGTCGCCGATGGCTTTCTCGATGCCGGCGAAGGACATGCGTTCGGCGTTGCGGAGGATGGGGACCACGAGGCCCTTGCCGCCGCCGATGGCGATGCCGATGTCGTAGTAGTTCTTGTAGACGATGTCGGTGCCGCGGACCTCGGCGTTGATCGCGGGGCACTGCTTGAGGGCGTCGATCGAGGCGCGGACGAAGAAGGACATGAAGCCGAGCTTCACGTCGTGGGACTTGAGGAACTGGTCTTTGTATTGGCTGCGTAGGGCCATGACGTTGGTCATGTCGACCTCGTTGAAGGTCGTGAGCAGCGCGGCGGTCTGCTGGGCGTCGACGAGGTTGGCGGCGATGCGCTTACGCAGCGAAGTCATGGGGACGACTTCTTCGGAGCGGTCGCCTTGGGGCGTTGCGGGGGTAGGGGTATCCGGGGCTTTGTCGCTGCGCTCCGCAGCCGCCGGCTTGGGTGGGCTCTTGAGGAAGTTTTGGACGTCTTCCTTGAGGAGGCGGCCGCCGGGACCGGTGGCAGGGATGGCGGCGGCGTCGAGCTTGTTCTCGTCGATGAGGCGCTGGGCGGCGGGCATGATGACCGACGCGCCGGGCGTGCCGTTGGAGGCGGCAGGTGCAGGCGGCGTGGCGGCTTCGAGTTTCTCGGCCATCTGCGGCGCGGTTTCGGTCGGGGCCGCAGGAGCGGGTGCGCTGCCCGCGGCGCCTTCTTCGAAGGTGCCGATGACGTCGCCGACGTTGGCGGGGGTGCCCTGGGGGTGGGTGATCTTGACGATCGCGCCGTCGGCAGGGGCGGGGAGTTCGAGGGTGACCTTGTCGGTCTCGATCTCAACGAGCGGGTCGTCTTTGGAGACGGCGTCGCCCTCGGCTTTGAGCCATTGGCCGATCTCAACTTCGGTGATGGATTCGCCGACTTCGGGGACGATCAATTCGGTGGGCATGGTGGAGTCGCTTGCGTGGGGGGAGGGTGGATATCGGGGTGGGCATGCGGGCTGAAGCCC
Protein-coding regions in this window:
- the lpdA gene encoding dihydrolipoyl dehydrogenase; translation: MAEHTHDLLVIGAGPAGYVAAIRAAQLGLDVACVDKGQVAGKAAMGGTCLRVGCIPSKALLESSEKYEDAMHHFADHGIEVGSVKLDLEKMLERKDGVVKALTGGISALFKKNKVKAYHGSASFNADKTVTVGDDTITAEHVLIATGSVPASLPGIDLSQDLVDTSTDAIDYQKVPKKLVVIGAGVIGLELGSVWRRLGSEVVVLEYLDRIFPGMDDELAKEALKIFKKQGLKFELGSKVTGVKTTKKGVVIERDGADPVEADRVLVAVGRKPNTEGLGLENIGITPNARGQIEIEPGTFKTSVPGVYAVGDVVPGPMLAHKAEEEGVACVEIIATGHGHIDYNTVPGVVYTHPEIASVGKSEEELKAEGIAYNKGKFPFMANGRARAIEEVNGFVKVLADKETDRVLGVHILGQSAGDLIAECATAMAFGASSEDIARACHAHPTLNEAVKEAALGVAGRAIHI
- a CDS encoding VPGUxxT family thioredoxin-like (seleno)protein, type 2; translation: MSRLLVLCGLGVAVVALVVSSNRARAGGEATGAGVVNPIEIGTVAWGRDFDEALKQSGETGKPVLVLFQEVPGCQGCQDFGKTVLTQPLLVEAIEDEFVPVVVYNNQGGQDREILERYQEPAWNYQVIRYLDAQGKDIIPREDRIWTVGGTAERMIEALTAAERPVPKYLQAVAAEGQSHQHADSAFAMFCYWTGETEIGKLDGVVATEAGWLDGHEVTRVKYDPDQISLLALSEYARDARFHATKVYAPDGEANTLEGFRTGQLDHTYRKARASDQNKQMTGFKTIMGLPNLNEMQKTKLNAFIRS
- the odhB gene encoding 2-oxoglutarate dehydrogenase complex dihydrolipoyllysine-residue succinyltransferase, which encodes MPTELIVPEVGESITEVEIGQWLKAEGDAVSKDDPLVEIETDKVTLELPAPADGAIVKITHPQGTPANVGDVIGTFEEGAAGSAPAPAAPTETAPQMAEKLEAATPPAPAASNGTPGASVIMPAAQRLIDENKLDAAAIPATGPGGRLLKEDVQNFLKSPPKPAAAERSDKAPDTPTPATPQGDRSEEVVPMTSLRKRIAANLVDAQQTAALLTTFNEVDMTNVMALRSQYKDQFLKSHDVKLGFMSFFVRASIDALKQCPAINAEVRGTDIVYKNYYDIGIAIGGGKGLVVPILRNAERMSFAGIEKAIGDYAVKAKANKLAISDLTGGTFTITNGGIYGSLLSTPIVNPPQSGVLGMHGIVRRPIAVDPGTPKERVEVRPMMYIALTYDHRIVDGREAVTCLKRIKETIEDPARMLMEV